The following DNA comes from Chitinophaga nivalis.
ATTACCGATATCCCCCTGGATTATGATAATCCCGTGGCGGACTTTTGCGGTACCTGTACCCGCTGCCTCGATGCCTGTCCTACCGGCGCACTGGTAGCACCGGGCGTAGTAGATGGCAGCCGCTGTATTTCCTATTATACCATAGAGCTGAAAGAACAACTGATTCCTGATAAGATGAAAGGACAGTTTGATAACTGGATGTTTGGCTGTGATACCTGCCAGGATGTATGTCCGTGGAATCGCTTTGCCAAGGCACACCAGGAGGCTGCCTTTACGCCGATACCTGCTATCCTGAACTTCACTACCAAAGACTGGGAAGCCCTCACGGAAGAAAGCTTTAAGACCATTTTCCGGCACTCCCCCATGAAGCGCAGCAAGTATGCCGGCATTCGCAGGAACCTGAAATTCCTGGAAGATTAATGTCTCTTTTTACGGTGTCTCTGTGGTACCTGGTCCAACAACCAACGGCTAAGATCCACTGCTGCTGCATAGTTCTGATAAACCGGCGGTAGCCTTTTACCATCTGTATATTCATTATAAAACCAGGGATCTCCTACGGCGAACACAGTTCCTTTTCCTACCTGTGCCACCGCCATGATCACATTTCCGCCATCTTCATAAACCGCCTTCGCGGGTGGCTGAATAGTGAGTGTAGCTAATTCTTTTATATATACCTGTACTACATGCGGGAAAATAACGTGATGTGGTTCGATACGGAAAGCGCCCTGTTCCCAATGACGCCCCTGTACCCGGTGGTAACTGTCCGGGTTAAAATGGATTCCAAATTTTTCACTGAGCCGGTTAAAGTGCCGCTGCTCTGCATTTGCGCTGTCGTTGCCCAATAATACCAATACGCCACCCGCCTGCACCCATTTGTATATCGCGGCGGCGGCTTCTTCCTGCATCATATGTGGCGCCGGCGACTCCTGTTCCGTATCCGGATCTACGATGATATAAATACTGGTATGCGCCAAAGCAGCGGCAGATGGTGCTATCGCGAGCGTATCTCTACTGGCTCCCAGCGAATCAAAAATATGTCCCCATAATGAAAAGCCGCCGCTCTCCTGCTCTTCCCAGGTATAATGCCAGCGGATCGTATTACCAGTTTTATCTTTTTTAAACTCATGGTTATAATAATAATCCAGTGTAACCCTTCCTTTATTTTGAGCGGTAGCTGACGCAGGTAACATGATAACTATGCAACTGTATAGCAGGGAAAACAGCAATCGATACATAACCTTTCAGATTGAACAAATAAAATACAACATCGCCTTTATTACTTATGGTACTGATTTACCCATTTCATACCGTATTATAACATTTGCTGTAGTAGCGGATTTAAGGTGTAATGAAAATACGTCTGCCAGATATCTGACAGGTAATCAGCGCTGAAATGACACTTGAATTTTGTACTATTTAATGATCCCTTTAATTTTGGCACCCACGAATAAACAAGGAGGATCAATGATTACATTCAGTATACAAAAACGAAGGCCATTAATTAACGGGACCTCCATAAATGATACGATAAGTCTTTTTCTGATTATACACGCTATGTTCTTCATTGTAATGAACAGTTGGTACAAAGCACATATACTATGGGTAGAATTGGGCTTTGTAGGTTCAGTTCTATTAAGTATGTTAAGCAAAAAACAACGATATATATACCAAATCAGTCTTAACAATGATGCAAACACATGTATCATTCGTTATTACCAGTTTCTTTTCCTACAATTTGAAAAGACGATATCTTATGAAGATTTAAGTTTTTTATACGAAAGAACTTTGTACAGGAAAGGAACATCCCCCCTTACATTAAGAATAAAGGAGCATGGAAAAATGATAGCGGAAATCAGGGAGAAATATAACCTGGGATGGTCTAATGAAGAAATAGCTGTTATACAGGAAGCATTAAAAAAAGTAAAAGATGGAAGTATTGACCATAAAATGTAAGGCGGTTTATCTTAATAAACTCCTGCTGGGATTATATTTCACCGGGGGTATTGCAGGATTATTACTATTGCTGTTATTAAAAATCGATAAGAGCTATAGTTACTTCCTAACAATGCTCCTTATTTTCATCGGGACAGTGGCAGTATTTTATTTGAACAAGCATGAGCTAACACTTATTCAGAAAAGCGGAGATCATTTGACGTTCAGCTTTATTAATAAATCCTTCTTTAAAAGAAACGATTTTAGTTGCGCTATTACCGATATTGTATGTAATCAGACAGCAGATAAACTAACATTCGAGTATAATAACAAGGTGTTTGCACTGGCAAGAAAACCGGCGATGGATGATAGTGCATGGAAAACGCTAACCCTAATCTTTAAATGAGAAAAATAAATTAGTATCAGCATTTGAAGCGTCGAACAGTCTATCGTTGCAGTGTGTCAGAACTACACATTATTCTATGACCTTTATTAGTATTATCAATAGCGGTTTACGCTCAATATACTGGAATGATACTATTACCTTTTCCATCAGTCTTACCATTAACCCAAAAAGATTGGCGATATTTATAAGACTCAACTAAATACAAATACTTATATATCAATATTATATAAAAATATATATTTTACAATAAGATAAGACTAGGATTTGGCGGCATATGTTGATCTATACCTCATGTATCGCCAGCGTATCCCTCTTCACTCCCAGCGAATCAAAAATATGTCCCCATAATGAAAAACCTCCGCTCTCCTGCTCTTCCCAGGTATAATGCCAGCAGATCGTATTACCGGTTTTATCCTGTTTAAATTCATGGTTATAATAATAATCCCGTGTAACCGTTAATTTATTTTGAGCGGTCACCGGTAAGGACAACATGATAATTATGCAGCCATATAGCAGGCAACACAACAGTCGATACATAACCTTTCCCATTGAAAAAATAATGTACGACATCGGTTGCAGTATTGATGGTACTGATTTACCTATTTCATACACTATTATAACATCCTTTACTGTGGCCGATTTCAAGCTTTAACAAAAATATATCTGCTAAATACTTGACATTGGTTTTAGCATCACCTACTTTTGTATCACAAGTGGCGACTTCATCGTTGCCTTATAAACCAGTAAAATCATTTATTATATACCGGTAACGCCGGAACGAATAGTTGATAAACTTTTTATGGACCTGAGTGCCATAACGTGGAATTTTAGCAATAAAGGTCGAATTCTTTCGACCTTTCTTTTTTGTCTGTACCCTATCCCCTGTTGAAAACCCAGTCTGTTACAGTGGATTTAACATACTTGTACTTTGATCTCCTACCATAATAGTTTTCCGTCGCTTACAGGTTTATGGATGGAAGCCCCGTTCATATCATCGGGGAGAAAAATAAATCTGCCTGCTCTCCTTCATTCCGTTATCTCGTCATACCTCCGTTTTTTGATCACTGCGGTTAGTGTTTAATCCTACGGCATTACCTTTAGTGTCACATACCTACAACCTAGCGACATTTTTATTAATCATTACTATTATTTGGTCACCCAACCGCTTTATATGGAATCCAGCTGCTATACATGCTTTGTATAAACATGTTTTGTACACCCTTTTGATAACCCAAAATCCTTTAACATGAAAAGAATTTCCTTTTTACTTTGCACTGTTATTTTAGCCGGGTTTGTCAGTTGCCGGAAAGATGCTGCGCCTAATCCCGGCACCGGTAGGTCTTCAGAAAAGACAGACCAGATTGATATTGCCGAAAAACTAACTTCCGGAAAACATACCCTTGAATTTAGCTCACCCAACCGTGGTAGCGGACAACAGGATTGCCTGGTTAATAGTATCTTTCCAACCAGCAACCTGTCCAGCAACCCCGACCTGGCCGCATCAGCATGGACCTATCAGGGTACATTCGGCATTGCGAGAGATTTTTTTAAATTCCCTGGCATCAGCTATCTCCCAGCCGGCACAACAATAAATGCGGCGACGTTGTATTTTTATGGCCTGGCGCCAGGTACTGCTGTTGCAAATAATACCGGAAATTCTTTTTATCCCGGTTCTCCGTATAACCCTTTCGGTGATAATGCCGGCTGGGTGAAAAGAGTCACCGGACCCTGGGAAGAAAATACGATCACCTGGAGTAACCAACCAGGAACTACCAGTCTTAATCAGGCAGGAGTCGCCGCCTCCACCTCACAATGGGATTATAATACAACCGTTAATGTAACGGCATTGGTGCAGGATATTGTTAACAGTGGACAGAATTATGGATTCTCTCTGCAACAGCAGGTAGAAAGCTATTACAGAAACCTCAATTTCGCGGGTCACCGGCACTCCGATCCGGCCAGATGGCCCAAACTTACCATAACATTTACCATTCCTTAATCGTTTCCGGGGCGGGCGGAAATGGATGAAAATACTGCGCAGCTTCCCGGCAAAATCACCTACAATATCAGGTCTGAAAGGGTTGCAGGTATATTACCTTCGACTCTTTCAGGTACCCTCATCTTTATTATGATTGGATTGGGCGGAAGCAGATATATCACTTTTGACTGGAGGACAGCCCAATCAACTCCAGGTTGCCGAAGTTTGAAGCACGTTGGTTTTAATGCTTTGAAACGAAGTAAAACAAAATACTATTGAAGATAACTATCATTGCATGCAATACAAGAAAATCCATCGCATGTCCTGATGCATAAAGCCGACCTTCCTTTTTTAGCTGCTCCCCGTATGATCCGTTAACAGGGCATTACAGCAGCATAGCAGCTGGTATTCCGCTACTGCCGGCAGCTTTCAGCCATTCGTTATTCGTCTTTCTTTTCCTTATCTTTCCAGACTAACATACTGTTAAGTCATGGAAATTAAAGTTCTGACCGCACCCGGACTGGGTGGTTCTGGTCCTTTACATTGGCAATCCCGCTGGGAGCAATCGATTCCAGGTACCCTACGCATAGAACAATCTGACTGGGATACCCCTTCCTTAAATAACTGGATCAATAAGCTGGAGGCAGCGATCAGTGCAGCCGGGCCACAGGTAGTGATTGCCGCACATAGCCTGGGCTGTATAGCGCTTGCACATTGGGCCCAGCAAACCCATCTGACCATTGCGGGCGCCCTGTTGGTAGCACCGCCGGATGTGGAGCGCCCCGACTTCCCCGAAGTGGCCGCCAGCTTCAACCCCGTGCCGCTGAAAAAATTACCTTTCAAAAGTATCCTGATAGCCAGTACCAATGATGCCTATTGCTCACTGGAACGTGCCGCACTGCTGGCGAAACACTGGGGCAGCAGCTTTGTGAATGCCGGTGCCAAAGGCCATATTAATGCCGACTCTAACCTGGAAGAATGGCAGGAAGGGAAAGACCTGCTGAGTGAACTGGTACATAACCGGGTCACCTTATAAGCGATCCATCTGCCCGCGTATTTTGCTACCCGCTGCTTCGTTTAACCTGTAATACACTTTTTCCGGTACCCCATTGCTGTTGTCGCTGTTACCCGCGATACGTCTTTCTTTTGCCTGGTTTTATGATGCTTTATCTTTACCAGTTAAACTTCCTATATTTAGCCTTTAAACAGCCAATCTAAATCGATTTTCTATCCATATCAGACAACAATTAACATAAACATAAAGCGTGGCAATGAGGTGACTAGATGAGTTTACTACTACCTTTGAACCCGCATATGAAGTTTATATCAGTGAAAAGGGAGTCTATGGCAGCAAGTAACTTATGGCAGGCATTTCAAAGTGGTGACACCACTGCCTTTGAACAAATTTTTCACGCACATTGGGACCGGTTGGTACAATATACCAGCAGTATTATTACAGATGAAGCACTGGCCCAGGATATATTGCAGAACTTTTTTATTGAACTATGGGAAAAACGCAGTACGCTGCCTATCCCCCGGGACATCAGCGCCTTCCTGGTTTTCCTGCTCAAACTACGTATTCTGAATGCACTCCGGAAAGAAGATATCCGCAGCCGGCATGAACAACAATTTGCCGCTTTACTCCAGTCACATACCAACTCCGCTGCCGAAGCACTACAAACAAAAGAAGTCTATTCCCAGCTGCAGCAATACATGGACCTGCTGCCGCCCCGTATTAAACAGGTCTTCCAGCTAAGCCGCTTTGAACACAAGACCATTCCTGAAATTGCCGACATCATGCAGGCCTCTGAACAAACCATCCGGAACCAACTCAACACGGCCAACAAACGCTTAAAACTGCAATTGAAATCCTCCTTCCTTTCGTTCTTCCTCTAAAGCCAATATTACCGAATTGTTAAGTCCGGAAAACGGATAGTTAAAGCTATTTCCGGATGTGACATTACTACAGAAACAGGGATTGCAAAATTGACGGAAGTGGATCAAACGGAATTAAAACATTTACTGGAGAAATACGAAGCAGGCAAATGTACTGCGGAAGAAATCGTGTTGTTATTTGCCTGGATGGACCGCATGGACGCCACCGCGCAGGAAACACCCCGGCCTTCTCTGCAACAGGATGCTGTGAAATCCGCCGTCATGGCACATATCCATACGCCGGTAAAAAAATGGTACCAGGCCCGTAAATGGATAGCCGCCGCCGTGCTATTACCCGCCTGCCTCAGTATTGTCTGGTGGCAGCAACAGGTACGGCATTCCCGCACACCGGCTATTGCGTGGTTAAAAAGCAGCACAGGCAAACAGGAAATCAAACAGGTACAACTGCCTGATGGTACCATCGCCTGGCTCAATGCGGCTTCCACGCTGGAGTATCCGGCCAGCTTTGATACCCGCGAAAGACTGGTAAAAATACAGGGACAGGTATTCTTTGATGTACAACAAAACAAAGAACAACCCTTTACCGTACAATCGGGCGACTTCCGGGTACAGGTGTTGGGTACCGCTTTCCTCGTCCGGCATATAGCCGGCCAGCCAACCCGGGTAGCAGTAGCCAGCGGGAAGGTGCAGGTTTCACACAAAGCTGCCGTGCTGGCCACCTTGTTACCAGCCGATCAGCTTACCTGTACGGGTAATCGCACCATAATCAGTAAAACAGACACCAGTGCACTCAGCGCCTGGACCAAGGGAGATATGGTGATCAGCAATGCCACGCTGCAACAGGTGTTGTGGGAACTGGAAAATTTCTATGGCATTACCTTCCATAGTGATTTCAATATGGATCAGGGACACCTGAACCTCAGTTTCAACAGCAACATGTCGTTGCAGGACAAACTGGATATCATCTCCACCATCAGCATTACGCCGAAGGTAAGGTTCAGGAAAAAAGGAAATAGTATATACGAAGTATACCAATAAACTAAACATACATCAGCACCAGCAAAAATGCAACGCCCGACAGCGTAAGGCTATTGCTATGCCCATTAGACAGACCACTTAATTTAATACCAATACAATTATGCATTCCAATTTACTTCACCATCTGAGGCATCCGAAAAAAAAGATCAAGCCACTGCTGATGCTGATGCTCGCAGCCGCTCCCTTTACCGAAAGCTTTTCCGCTTTCAGCCAGGCGCTCAAACACGTAGTACCAGGCATGGAAGTTAAACAGGGACAGCTCACCAATGCCATCGCCATGCTGGAAAAAAAAGGCGCTATTAAAATCTCCTTTGACCAGCAGGCACTTGCCAACATGCGGGTTGAAAAAAGATCCTGGAAAAATGAAACGGTAGCACGTATCCTGTCGGATTTGTTAAGTAATACCGGATTGCAGTTTGAAGAAAGACAAAACACCATTATCATTTACCCGGTGAGCGGCACACCTGCTCCTGCTTCCTTCAGCAACCTGAATCAGGAACGCAAAATTACCGGTAAGGTAAGTGACAACAGCGGCCCCCTGGTAGGCGCCGTAGTAGCCATTAAAGGCACTACCAAAGGAGCCATTACCGATGCACAGGGTAATTTCTCCATCAATACCGGCAACACCGGTGATGTTGTACTCACCGTTTCCATGATTGGGTATAAAACACAGGAGATTACCTACACAGGTACTCCCCTGAACATCTCCCTGGAAATCAGCAGCAAAGAGCTGAACCAGGTACTGGTAGTAGGTTATGGTTCTCAAAGCAAAACCAAAATATCCGGCGCCATCACTGATGTAAAACTGGATAAACTCTCTTCCCGTTCTGTAAACAGCGTTGCAGAAGCCTTACAGGGTAAAGCACCCGGCGTAACTGTACAAAACCAGGGTGGTGATCCTACCTCTCCTCCTAAAGTATATATCCGTGGTATTGGCGGTATTAACGGAGAAGATCCTTTATATATAGTAGATGGTGTTATTTATAATGGCCTCATCAACCCGGCCGATATCGAATCTATTTCCGTACTGAAAGATGCTGCTGCCGCTATTTATGGTATGCGCGCATCCGGTGGGGTGGTATTGATTACGACCAAAAAAGGAAAGGCTGGCAAGATGACCGTGAACCTGGACGCTAAAGTAGGCGTACAGGAAGCCTGGAAAACCTTGAAGGTATTGAATGCCGAAGAGTTTAACAGCGTGATGAACCAGGCCGCCGACAACTCCGGCAAACCCAGAAGGGATGGCTACGACGCCACTAAAAACCCTTATGGCGCCGTGACCCGTACCGACTGGATGAAAGAAATTTTCCGCACGGCCAAAGTACAGGAATACAACCTGGACATTGCCGGTGGTAATGATAAGTCTAAATACTTCATCGGAATGGGCTACCGCAAACAGGATGGTATTTTGCTGAATACTTTCAATGAGCGCTATAACTTCCGTTTAAATTCCGATCACCAGCTGAATTCCTGGCTGAAATTCGGAGAGAATATGTCTTATGCCTATTCCAACGGCAACGGCGCCAATACCACCAGTGCCTATACCGGTGCTGTTATTGCTGCCGCATTTTATACACCCAGCGTAACACCGTATAATCCGGATGGCTCCTTTGCCGGACTGCCGATCGACTTTGCCGGCAGCTATGGCGATGTGATCAACCCGGTTGCCTATCTGCACAGACTGGATTATAAAACGCCGAAAAGCTACCTCCTCATCAATCCCTATGTGGAAATAAAGTTACCGGCAAATCTCCTGTTCCGTTCCAACCTGGCTTTCAATAAAGTATTTGATAACCAGAAAGAATTTACCTCCAGGGTACCGGAGATTGGAAAAGTAGCCAGCTCCAACAACCTGCGGTTCTACAATGGTAACACCAATGATTTACTCGCAGAACAAACCCTTACCTATACCAAACAGCTGAACCAACATCATATCGATGCGGTTGCAGGTTATAGCTACCAGAAGAAAACATTGGATTTTATTCAACTGGTTATGACCGGCTATGATGACGAACGTCCGGGGTACCGTTACCCGCAGAATGGCTCCGGTTATGATAAAGACGGCATGAATGGTGGTAAAAAATTAGAAGCGATGGAGTCTTTCTTCGCCCGTGTTAACTACGACTATAAAGCCAAATACCTGTTTACCTTGCTGGGACGCCGGGATGGCAGCTCTCTCGTAGCACCGCAAAACCGTTATCAAAACTACTACTCTGCTTCCGCAGGCTGGGTAATTACGAATGAAGATTTCTTAAAAAACCAGCACATTGAAAATGTACTCAGCTTCCTGAAACTCCGCGCCAGTTATGGTAAACTGGGTAACCTGGGAAGTTTGATACCAGGTGTAGTGGATCCACAAATGAAACAAACCACCTCTTACTTTGGTCAGTCTTCCAACATTGCCGGTGGCTATGCAGAAAAGGCCATTGCGAACCCGTATGTGAACTGGGCCAATTCCAAACAGCTCAATATGGGTCTGGATGCAGGTTTCCTAAATAACCAGTTAACCCTCACTGCCGACTACTTTGTAAAGACTACAGATGACATGCTGCTGGAAAAAACGCCGCAGCCAACAGACGGGGTAACAGTAGCCACCTTTTACAATGCCGGTAAAGTGAGAGATAAAGGATTTGAGCTGGGCTTAACGTATAACAACAAGCCTGCAGCCGCTTTCCAATACAGCATCAATGCCAATATCTCCAGCGTAAAGAATGAATTACTGTCGCTTAGCGGGAATGATAAAGTATACAACACTTCCAACATTAACGTGCGCAGCTCCCTCACACCGGTACGCGTTGAAGTAGGCCACCCGCTCTTCTCCTACTACCTGGTGAAAACGGATGGTATCTTCCAGACACAACAGGAAGTAACGGATCATAAAGTACAACCGAAAGCGCAACCGGGCGATCTCCGCTTTGTGGATGCCAACGGAGATGGTAAAATAGATAATGAAGACCGTCAGTTCGTAGGTACTCCTTATCCTAAGTTCTCCTATGGTTTCAGCTTCAACGCCAGCTATAAAGGGTTCGACTTCAACATCTTTGCACAGGGCGTACATGGCAACAAAATATTCAATGCATTGAAATACACGGGCCTGGCGCCACTGGTAACCGGTCAGGGATACAACCTGCTGGCAGATGTGAAAAAGGCCTGGACACCTGAAAATACCAACACCGGTATCCCACGTGTTACCCTCGGCGACCGTAACAATAACTTCGGTACCAACTCTGACTTTTACCTGGAAGATGGCTCTTATCTGCGCATCAAGAACATCTCCCTGGGTTATACTTTACCGGACGCACTCATCGCCCGTACAGGTCTGAAAAAATTACGTGTATACGTAACCGGGAATAACGTTTTCACCTTCACCAAATACAGTGGCATGGATCCGGAAGTAGGTACCGACAATTATGGTATTGACCTGGGCCGCTATCCACAGGCAAGAAGTTTCCTCGTGGGTCTGAACGTGAATTTCTAAACCATCCAACACAACAACATGAGAAAGATTATCAACACCCTCGCACTGATAGCTACCGTAGCCGCCACCAGCAGCTGCAATAAAAAACTGGATGTTATACAGGAAGGTACGCCTACTGTAGCTGACTTCTGGCAAACAGAAAAAAGTATTGTCAAAGGATTGAATGCCGCCTACCAGCCATTTGATGATGAAAACTTCTATGGCCGCGGATGTTTCTGGTTTATTGACGCCTGCGATGACATGATTGTGGGCCGTGGTAAACCCGAAGCGGAATACATCAAAAATTTCGATCGTTCGTTTATTGGTGGTAGTTATACAGAAGGTCAGTGGGACCTGCGGTATAACGTCATCAAACGCGCCAATGATATCCTGCGCTATGCGCCAGCTATCCCGATGAGTACCGAAAACAGAAACCGTTACATGGGTGAAGCTTACTTCCTCAGCGGTCTGATGTACTATCAACTGGCTTATAACTACGGGGATGAGAACGCAGGGGTACCTATTGTGGATAAATACAATCCTACTCCCGGTGTAACCTTGCCACGGGCGCAGAATGTAAATGTCAACTATGACTCTGTCATCGTAGATCTCAAAAAGGCAGCTTCCCTGCTTCCTTATTTTGGCACCTATAAAAAGGAAGATTTTGGCCATGCGCATAAAACAGCCGCATTCGCCTACCTCGCCAAAACCTATCTTTTCAAAAAGGATTATGCCAATGCAGAGAGATTTGCTGACTCTGTGATCCTCAGCGGCAAACACCGTTTATTGGACAACTTCAGCGACGTCTTTACTGTTGCCAACAACTGGACCGATGAATACATCTGGTCCGCATACAGCACCGCTGCCGGTGCTGGTGGCTGGGGCAGCATCCTGCCAGGTGTAATGCTGGAAAATACCGGCTGGGGTAAATACAATGGCTGGGGATATTATACTCCTACCAAAGAATTGTATGATGAATATGAAACAGGTGACTTACGCCGGGAAGCGACTATCCTGAAACCAGGCGATGAATTCAAATATTTTGGCGAGATGAGGACCTACAAGTCTAACAACAGTCTGTCTGGCTACCAGTTCCGTAAATATATGGAACCATTTGGCTACTCCAATCCGATTGGTACCTATCTGAGCCCCAGCGGCGACCATCCTACCACGGCACTGAATCCACCGCTGATGCGTTATGCAGAAGTATTGCTGATCAAAGCAGAAGCAGCATTAATGCAGGGTAAAAATGCAGACAACGAGATCAATGCCATCCGTAAACGTGCTGGTTTGAAACCAGTTACCAATGCAACGATGGTAAACCTGAAACACGAAAGAAGGTGTGAGCTGGCCGGCGAATGGGCCGACCGTCACCGCGACCTCGTAAGATGGGGCGATGCCCAGGCAGCCTATGCCAAACCGCTGCACGGTGTAACCGGTGCGGAAGTATGGCCTGCCCGTGATTTCAATCCGAAGAAACACCATGTATGGCCCGTTCCGCAGCGCGTGATTGACGCCAGCGGCGGATTGTACAAACAAAGCTGGTAAACGTCCGGTATACTACAGTAAAGCATCACGAATGACGATAAAACATGCTGTTTGATACTGTATGTTTTGTCGTCATTCTTTTTTTATTATTATATTATCGTATCATGAAAAAACTGGTTCCCGTATTGTCTGGTATACTCCTGACAGTACAAGTGCAGGCACAAAGCCGGCAGTATACGACTGCGCAGGCGCATTCTCATAACGACTACGAACGCAGCACGCCTTTTTATGCGGCAGCGGCGCTCCGCTTCGGCTCTATTGAGGCAGACATACACCTGAAAGACAGCATACTCTATGTGGCCCACGACAGCAAAGACATACAGCCATTCCGTACCTTTAAGGAACTATATATATTACCGGTAGTCAGACAATTTGCCCTGAATAACGGTAAAGTATACACGGATGGTACGCCCTTGCAATTACTGGTAGATATTAAAACCGAAGGAAAGCCTACCCTGCAGGCTTTACAGGCCCTCCTGCAACCCTACCGCCAGTACTTTGACCGCAGTGTTAATCCCAATGCCGTGCGCATTGTGTTATCCGGCAATATACCTGCCACCGCTGACTGGCTGCAGTATGATCCGCTTTTCTTTTTTGATGGCAGACCCGACAGCGTATATCCGGCAGCGTTAAAATCACGCGTAGCCATGGTGAGTACCGACTTCCACCGGTTCAGCCAATGGAACGGTAAAGGTACCCTCCTGCCCGCAGAGCAAACGAAAGTAGCCGCTGTTGTTCAAAAGGCACATGAACAAGGCTTTCTTTTCCGGTTCTGGGGCGCTCCTTCTTCCAGAAGCTGTTATTACAAACTGATGGACCTGGGTGTGGATGTTATTGGCACCGATCATCCGGAAGAGCTCTATGATGTCATCCATCATACTAATAAAACCACGGCACGACAACTGCCTGTACATGAAGTATATACGCCAACGTATGTAGCAGATGCCACGCAGGTAAAGTCGAAAAACGTGATCCTGATGATAGGAGACGGCACCGGGCTGGCACAGATGTTTGCCGGTTATACCGCCAACAAAGGGGATCTGAATATTTTCCGTATGAGACAACTGGGATTATCCAAAACCCAGTCTTCTGATAACTACCATACTGATTCCGCTGCAGGTGGTTCTGCCATGGGCACCGGTACTAAAACCAATAACCGGGAAATCGGGATGGACAACACCTATGTATCCGTACCAGTATTGCCGGAATTGCTGGCTGCCAAAGGTATTCCCAGCGGTGTGATTGTAACGGAAGAAATTACCGGCGCTACACC
Coding sequences within:
- a CDS encoding DNRLRE domain-containing protein — its product is MKRISFLLCTVILAGFVSCRKDAAPNPGTGRSSEKTDQIDIAEKLTSGKHTLEFSSPNRGSGQQDCLVNSIFPTSNLSSNPDLAASAWTYQGTFGIARDFFKFPGISYLPAGTTINAATLYFYGLAPGTAVANNTGNSFYPGSPYNPFGDNAGWVKRVTGPWEENTITWSNQPGTTSLNQAGVAASTSQWDYNTTVNVTALVQDIVNSGQNYGFSLQQQVESYYRNLNFAGHRHSDPARWPKLTITFTIP
- a CDS encoding TonB-dependent receptor, which gives rise to MHSNLLHHLRHPKKKIKPLLMLMLAAAPFTESFSAFSQALKHVVPGMEVKQGQLTNAIAMLEKKGAIKISFDQQALANMRVEKRSWKNETVARILSDLLSNTGLQFEERQNTIIIYPVSGTPAPASFSNLNQERKITGKVSDNSGPLVGAVVAIKGTTKGAITDAQGNFSINTGNTGDVVLTVSMIGYKTQEITYTGTPLNISLEISSKELNQVLVVGYGSQSKTKISGAITDVKLDKLSSRSVNSVAEALQGKAPGVTVQNQGGDPTSPPKVYIRGIGGINGEDPLYIVDGVIYNGLINPADIESISVLKDAAAAIYGMRASGGVVLITTKKGKAGKMTVNLDAKVGVQEAWKTLKVLNAEEFNSVMNQAADNSGKPRRDGYDATKNPYGAVTRTDWMKEIFRTAKVQEYNLDIAGGNDKSKYFIGMGYRKQDGILLNTFNERYNFRLNSDHQLNSWLKFGENMSYAYSNGNGANTTSAYTGAVIAAAFYTPSVTPYNPDGSFAGLPIDFAGSYGDVINPVAYLHRLDYKTPKSYLLINPYVEIKLPANLLFRSNLAFNKVFDNQKEFTSRVPEIGKVASSNNLRFYNGNTNDLLAEQTLTYTKQLNQHHIDAVAGYSYQKKTLDFIQLVMTGYDDERPGYRYPQNGSGYDKDGMNGGKKLEAMESFFARVNYDYKAKYLFTLLGRRDGSSLVAPQNRYQNYYSASAGWVITNEDFLKNQHIENVLSFLKLRASYGKLGNLGSLIPGVVDPQMKQTTSYFGQSSNIAGGYAEKAIANPYVNWANSKQLNMGLDAGFLNNQLTLTADYFVKTTDDMLLEKTPQPTDGVTVATFYNAGKVRDKGFELGLTYNNKPAAAFQYSINANISSVKNELLSLSGNDKVYNTSNINVRSSLTPVRVEVGHPLFSYYLVKTDGIFQTQQEVTDHKVQPKAQPGDLRFVDANGDGKIDNEDRQFVGTPYPKFSYGFSFNASYKGFDFNIFAQGVHGNKIFNALKYTGLAPLVTGQGYNLLADVKKAWTPENTNTGIPRVTLGDRNNNFGTNSDFYLEDGSYLRIKNISLGYTLPDALIARTGLKKLRVYVTGNNVFTFTKYSGMDPEVGTDNYGIDLGRYPQARSFLVGLNVNF
- a CDS encoding FecR family protein translates to MDQTELKHLLEKYEAGKCTAEEIVLLFAWMDRMDATAQETPRPSLQQDAVKSAVMAHIHTPVKKWYQARKWIAAAVLLPACLSIVWWQQQVRHSRTPAIAWLKSSTGKQEIKQVQLPDGTIAWLNAASTLEYPASFDTRERLVKIQGQVFFDVQQNKEQPFTVQSGDFRVQVLGTAFLVRHIAGQPTRVAVASGKVQVSHKAAVLATLLPADQLTCTGNRTIISKTDTSALSAWTKGDMVISNATLQQVLWELENFYGITFHSDFNMDQGHLNLSFNSNMSLQDKLDIISTISITPKVRFRKKGNSIYEVYQ
- a CDS encoding RBBP9/YdeN family alpha/beta hydrolase → MEIKVLTAPGLGGSGPLHWQSRWEQSIPGTLRIEQSDWDTPSLNNWINKLEAAISAAGPQVVIAAHSLGCIALAHWAQQTHLTIAGALLVAPPDVERPDFPEVAASFNPVPLKKLPFKSILIASTNDAYCSLERAALLAKHWGSSFVNAGAKGHINADSNLEEWQEGKDLLSELVHNRVTL
- a CDS encoding RNA polymerase sigma-70 factor, translating into MAASNLWQAFQSGDTTAFEQIFHAHWDRLVQYTSSIITDEALAQDILQNFFIELWEKRSTLPIPRDISAFLVFLLKLRILNALRKEDIRSRHEQQFAALLQSHTNSAAEALQTKEVYSQLQQYMDLLPPRIKQVFQLSRFEHKTIPEIADIMQASEQTIRNQLNTANKRLKLQLKSSFLSFFL